Within the Pontibacillus yanchengensis genome, the region ACCGCCCGCTAGTTTAGCAACGCTCAAAGAGAGAAGAGCTAAAGCTGTCATATTACCAAACACACGCGTATATTGATGTTCCTGACCTTGTTCCTTAAGCGTATCATAAGCAAGCGCCTCTTCAGCACCTGATTGGAAAGTCATACAAAGTCCTAATGTCATGAGTGCTACTCCAAACAAAGAAAAAGAGTCGCTAATCAGCATTAATCCTCCGTACCCAATACTTAACACATTCCCTATCAACAAGCTTACTTTACGACCATATAAATCAGCTATCATACCAGTAGGTATTTCAAATAGAACGACCGCTACATGCATCAGTGCTTCTACAATGCCTATTTGAGTCATGCTTAATCCTGAATCACTCAAATAAATCACCCATAATGCCCGGTCAAAAAACAATTGTGCAAAAAAGATATATAAATAGATAAACCGAATATTCGTCTTCATGTTCCGTTTCATGTTTGGTTCCTCCTGAGAACCTCTATATCGAAAGGCACAAGCGCTCGTTTAGCGACGTACAAACTACTGCCCCACAGGACGTAGGTCAGTTCGATGATGCTGCGTGAAGTAGCGGTTTTCATCAAACTTCCATTACTTCGGAACCACCATCACCCAAGAACCTTCCCTGAGTCCTTGACTTATCGTAAAAAGGGACAGGAAGTTTGCTGGGCGCTGTAGCTAGACATCTAAAAGCGAGATCTAATCCACCTTTTTTCATATAAACAAAAAACGCCACAGGTAAATACTCACCCGTGGCGTTACGCAAATCTACTTAAAAAGGAACCAGACTGGCCTTTAAGTTCATGTACACCGATTGTATAGAGGTAAGAAATTTTACGTTAGAAGTTTTTTGGAGTTTTGCTAATATTGGACACACTTGTCCCATCTGATAACAAAGTTCCAAAAATGGACGCCATGAACACGATAAACTGTTTCACTTCGTCCACAACTTCTTCCAACGTAAACATTTCTACTCCCTCCTTTTTCTTCATATTACTTATCATCATAATAAAATTCATACTATAACACAACAAGTTTCTTCCATTATCTCAACACACTGGTTAGCACAATCATCACAATAAAGCCAATCATAAACGACAAAGTAGAAGCACGTTCATTACCGTCCCCGTGACTTTCAGGTATTAACTCCTTATAGACGATAAACAGCATGGCTCCGGCTGAAAAAGCTAATCCATAAGGTACCACCCCTCCAAAACTCCCTCCAAAATACACGCCCGCTAAGCTAGCAATAAACTCAATCAACCCCGTTAAAGAAGCGTACAGGAGGGTCTTCCATCTCCTCACTTGCTGCAACATTAAAAAAAGAGCTACTAGAAACCCTTCAGGAACGTTTTGCAGCCCTATGGCGAACGACACGATTGGGCCTAAATCTTTGTATTCACTCGCATAACTCATCCCAACGGAAAGCCCTTCTGGAATGTTATGTAGGGACATTGCAACTAAAAATAATAGAATACTTGCTGAACCAACTTGGTGAGTCGTGTTGTCTAAATCATGGTGAGGTACGACAATCTCAAGAAGTAATAAGACTAGCGTTCCTATCAGTATTCCAATAACAAGTACATATAAGTTTGATAACTTTAAGGCTGAGGGGATCAATCCGTACGTAGAAGCTGCAACCATGATCCCTGCAGTAAAAGCTAACAAGCTGTCCTTTCCTTTATGGGATAGATTACGTATCATTAGAACGGGAAGTGCTCCCAGAGTTGTACAAGAGGAGGTAATTAAGATCCCCCACACATGAACGGATTCCATACTTGTCCTCCCTACTCATTACTTCTATAAGCATATGAGGACAAGATTTAAGACATACCACTCTTTCTTATACTTCCGTCATGCGCTTGGTACTTTTATTCCCGGTGTAATATGTTCAGGGTTTCCTTCGTTATCCTTAGGGTACTCCTTATCTACTCGGAGGTTATGTTAAGGTATCTAAATAGGATGGGAATGTTTGTACTTAACTATCGGAACCGAATAACAAAATATGTAGTTTTCAACACCTTCTCCCTATCCTTTGATATGTTTGGGAATCAAAATTATATATTAGAAGAGGGGGACATGATTATTTGTGTGGTATTGGCCTTCTTTTTAGGTACTGGGTGTTGGATGTACATTATTATTAGGTGCTATATTAGGAGTATTGTTGGCTATCTTCCATCAGTTAACTAATATTTATAAATGCCTTAAAAGCGAAAAAGAGAAAGATAAACAACCTTCTAATAAATCTAATATACCTATACGTTATTGAGTTAAAGAAGCATTTAGCTGAATAAGAGGATAATAAACTCTTACGTTAAAAAAACGCTCAGAATTCTGAGCGTTTTTGCTAACTATTTATACTTAACATTTGCTTTCGGAAGACATGCTACATATAGTATTATTTCTATGTTATTTGCATTTTATCTTCCGAAACTAACCAGCACCTATAAAGGTACGGTTTCTTTATTCTTCCATAGCTCCTGCTACATCATATTGAGCAAGATCAAGTTCTGTTTCATATCCTAAAGCTAATCTGGCTAATTCTGCTCCTACATAGGGGCCACTTGTTAGTCCAGATGAGCCAAGACCGTTTGCTACATAGATGCCTTCAAAGCCTGGAAGTGCACCAAATACAGGTAAGAAACCTGGTGTGAAGGGACGAAACCCTACTTTTGTTTCCACCATTGTTGAGTCTCCTAGTCCTGGCGCAATGGCTAACACCTTACTTAAGATGTCATGAATGCCGCCAGCTGTGACGCGGCGATCCAACCCAACGTCATCTTCATGGGTTGCTCCGATGACAATTTTGCCTCCACCGAAAGTTAGCAAGTATTTGTTCGTTGGAGGCATCACGACCGGCCAATCTCCTGTTTCTGTATTTGGTATTTCCAGATGAACAATCTGGGCTTTTTGTGAGGAGACATTAAACGTTACACCTAATGGCTTTATAAGTTCCTTCGCCCAAGCTCCAGCTGTTACCATCACCTGATCTGCAAAATGAGTTTCTCCATTCATCTCAATTCCCGTTACTTTCTGACCTTCATGTAAAAGGGAAGCATCCCCATGCATCACGCTAGCTCCATTTTTTTTCGCTGCTTGGATGAGTGCCTTGCGTAACTTTCCCCCATTCACACGAGCCGCTCCACTTACATGAACAGAGCCATATTCTTCTGATAATGGAGGGAAGAGGGCTTGTGTTTCGGATGGCGACAATCGAGTGATTTCACCTATTTCAGGTGCATGTTCCCGACGCTTCCTGGCACGTTCAACCATTTGATCTAGTTTCTTCTCCTCAGTATGCAAGCTAATCGCACCAACTCGGCTATAGCCGGTGTCATGCTCCCCATCCTCTTCTAATGCTTTCATTAATTCTGGATAATACTTGGCACCACCCTTCACAAGCTGATACCATGCTTTATTACGACGCTGGGATAGCCAAGGGCAGACGATTCCAGCTGCAGCATCAGTTGCTTGTCCTGGATCATGGCGATCAACTAAGGTAACCTCAGCACCAGCTTTAGCAAGATGATAAGCTGTTGAAGCTCCTAATATGCCGGCTCCTACTACGATATATGACTGCATGTACAACACCTTTTCCCGTTTAGTTTGCTGATAGCTATTGTACAAGAGATTCACCATCAACTCAATTACGTACGCGTCGTGTCCAACAATAGTTTATGTTACAATAATGTCGATTATCAGACAGTTGACCTATTTTTCGGAGAGGACGAACGACATGAACATACAAAATGGAATTCTTCCTGCAACCAAAAGCATGAAGGATTTTGAGAGATTGTTAGAATCGAATTCAGAATACATTATTCTACTAGAAGTTCGCGTGTCTCAAGTAAAGAGCTTAGTTCAATATGCTAAAAAATATAACAAAAAAGTATTTCTTCATGCGGATTTAATCCAAGGGTTGAAAACAGA harbors:
- a CDS encoding ZIP family metal transporter, with product MESVHVWGILITSSCTTLGALPVLMIRNLSHKGKDSLLAFTAGIMVAASTYGLIPSALKLSNLYVLVIGILIGTLVLLLLEIVVPHHDLDNTTHQVGSASILLFLVAMSLHNIPEGLSVGMSYASEYKDLGPIVSFAIGLQNVPEGFLVALFLMLQQVRRWKTLLYASLTGLIEFIASLAGVYFGGSFGGVVPYGLAFSAGAMLFIVYKELIPESHGDGNERASTLSFMIGFIVMIVLTSVLR
- a CDS encoding NAD(P)/FAD-dependent oxidoreductase, with the protein product MQSYIVVGAGILGASTAYHLAKAGAEVTLVDRHDPGQATDAAAGIVCPWLSQRRNKAWYQLVKGGAKYYPELMKALEEDGEHDTGYSRVGAISLHTEEKKLDQMVERARKRREHAPEIGEITRLSPSETQALFPPLSEEYGSVHVSGAARVNGGKLRKALIQAAKKNGASVMHGDASLLHEGQKVTGIEMNGETHFADQVMVTAGAWAKELIKPLGVTFNVSSQKAQIVHLEIPNTETGDWPVVMPPTNKYLLTFGGGKIVIGATHEDDVGLDRRVTAGGIHDILSKVLAIAPGLGDSTMVETKVGFRPFTPGFLPVFGALPGFEGIYVANGLGSSGLTSGPYVGAELARLALGYETELDLAQYDVAGAMEE